From the genome of Carassius carassius chromosome 49, fCarCar2.1, whole genome shotgun sequence:
aaatgaaaatgttatattagttatgaacaaatacaaagatgtaactttttatatggaactctagaactctttatattgagtgtgtttttactcaattggttctctatagggcttatgttttttggaacaaagcaggaattacggtctgaaatgggctcgtgaaggaatattgtaacggggctcaattacattaagcatgttcttaaaacctacgttttccactacagagtaaggtgctcgctcactcagtacgcgctgaaggctcgttgcaaaatggctaatgcgtttaacagaccagaaatagaggatcctccaataaccaacaggtctggtgtttgggtgcactttggattccctgtaagttataatggtgatgatagagtgaatggtaaatagtaaggtctcatatccgcggctataacgtaaatttagcctaccaatcgccttggtgatgtcttttgccctctttgaatccgttggaaatgtctgtctaaatgttgcggggatagtttgttgcgtgtatgtttctcctttttttcgtcttttcccagatactgacacactaaggtgatgtcggcgttaatgagttgacatgtttcaagtattcccgctggtgttttttttttttttttttttttttgtattcccgctggtgtaccctagatgccacatatcgttgtttttttatccaccactctcttgccatcaccattatagcttacagggaatccaaagtgcacccaaacaccagacctgttggttattggaggatcttctatttctggtctgttaaaggcattggccattttgcaacgagccttcagcgtgtattactgagtgagcgagcgtctgactgagtagcctaacataaacatataagttggtgtttttttcttcttcgggggtgtcaggggcgttgcctgttacgtcgtttggggtattgggctaccttgttgaacgcatatcatattttacaattttttttattttccaaatataattaattagtccaacgaaccgttcagtCCATAATgtgtaccgcgtaccgaaccgaaagcctcgtaccgaacggttcaataagaatacgcgtatcgttacacccctaatatatacacatatatatacacgtatacacatatatatacacgtatatatatatatacacatacatatattatatacacatacacatacatatatatatatgtatgtgtatataatatatatatatatatatatatatgtaggtgtatataatatatacatatatatatatatatatatatatacatacatatatatatatatatatatatatatatatatatatatatacacatatatatatatacacatacatatatatatatatatatgtgtgtgtgtgtgtgtgtgtgtgtatataatatatatgtgtgtgtgtgtgtgtatataatatatatgtgtgtgtgtgtgtgtgtatataatatatatgtgtgtgtgtgtgtgtgtgtatataatatatatgtgtgtgtgtgtgtgtgtgtataatatgtatatgtgCTGGGCAAtgcttaaattttttaaattgtgattcATCACATGttgtctgtgattaatcgcattatGCACAacactaataatgcattcaaaagtagtatattgtgcacttttttttcatttaaaagtaggactactgctatatgaacaaaagtttaATAACGTGGTTTGGCAACACTTAAAATAAGCtgttttttacagcagtgttccctttacatagtagcagttaaaatatttattgtagcctaaatctcagcttacaacattaatgtaattaaattaaatataaaataagccATTTGTCACTACcaggacattaacattttatataaaatattttgtagtttgttatagaaaaacaagtaatGCTccgagtccagagcctcgatcataacattataactgtcaccttcctattagagacctgtacgatcgcgggacccatcgcagcagagtgcggtgcgggacaacacttgatgggcgggTTTAGACTCGTGTATGtgggatgcgggagaataattagggtttgctcacactaggcaatcttaacccccaaagcctggttcatttgactagtgtgatcaaaTTTAGCAGTctctggctcggttggaagaggtggtcAGAGCGCggatcagttatatatagatcagtgagtgtgagcgctaaccgcgcCGGatcgcagatcttctgatacgtgctgcattGTTGCGTGAATATTTCTAAGGGGAAAAAGCAATAGATCTGTAAGGCAATGTATTGTAAGTGGGCCATGTAACCGCGTCCCATATGACTCAatttaataaaccacaaagttcaCAAAACGAgtcactccactgtgttgagcgagAGCGCTTCTCTGCAGTCTTCATATGCTATAGcaaacttcctatttccaacttataaagtcatgattatgagcttgttgcattcttttctgttaaaaataacaatggACAGTGGTTATATCAGTGAttgctgatgcttagcctaaataatctgATCGGGgaatcccctcctgtgacccatgatttgtttgtatgtgtattcagagccagtgagcaacagactttcataataccgtatttttcggactataagtcgcacctgagtataagtcgcatcagtccaaaaatacgtcttctccaaaaataatgttttctcttagttaatttctcttggttcatgtcaaattaattttgataaataagtcgcacctgactataagtcgcaggaccagccaaactatgaaaaaaagtgtgacttatagtccggaaaatacggtaataataaACTGCGTCAAAAAAATTTGTCggcattaatcaattaatgcattaacgcGATAACTTGTTAACTTGCCCaggccttatatatatatatatacacacaaacacacattaatacacatccacacacacattaTCATTCAGGTaatagtaatggctgctgaaaattcagcttctttttaaagtacatttcaaaatacatacatttattaatttatttgtttattgatttgatcTGTATAGCCCtagccaaaggttttgagaatgacacaaatataaattttcagtctgctgccaaacaaaataaaatacagataaatattcattttgagaaaAGCAAATCTCCCCAAACTCTGggatttaaacctggaaataaacagattttcactttcaaatttgttttgtaataattaaaaagttaCAGGTGgtcttttcaataaaattatgcaTATATTGTAATTTCTacaggaaaaaaaggaaagaaaaaaagcattttcagtttATGGATCCCACTGGAATTCCAAAGATTagtatttaattcatatttattatttaagttaaGGAATAATGTCCTGTATACTTGCAGACAATTCTGCTGCAAGATAAGCAGAAGAAAAATTACTGTATTGCTTGTCAAGAGCTGGACTCCGATATTGACAAGGACAACCCAGGTACGTTTAAATGCAGCCTTCAAATTATTTATGAATGTACAGTCTTACGTATCTCTGTTGACTTGTACAATTTCTCTTTCAGCTTTAAACGCCCAGGCAGCTTTGTCACAGGTACGAGAGCGTCAGTTGGCGACTCAGCCTCTCCCTGAATCTAACGGAGCCTCATCCAACGAACCCCTTCTCTCCATCAAGGGGCAGCCCCGGCCGGAGCACTGCGAGGGGGCCGCGTCTGGACGGAGAGGTCCCCCTCCTGCCATACAGCCCACCCCTCTTTCTGTTCCCACCGTCAGCTCCAACTTTCTGCTACCAGCCAACCCTCCTCTCCAGACTGCACCTCCTTTAGGGTCCTTGGGCAACCCCCTGCACCATCACCCAGCCTTGTCAAGCGCAGAGGAGGCAGTGCTACACAAACTCAGATGGGCCACGCAGGAGCTCCAGCACTCCGTGTCAGTGGAGGCCAGTATCCAGCTCTGCAGTCTGATCCGAGGCTGTGCCGAATCCCTGCGTAGTTTGAAAGAACTGTAGGTCTCAAAAGACTGAACCACAGACAGAGCTGTAACAGCAGACACATAATGAAATATGAACAACACGcacacatatgtacatatattagTAACATACTCCACAGTGGCctgattgtgtttgtttgttctaaAGTGGCTGAGTATGTGACTATCGTGTGTTGAAAAACATTGATTAAGCTGCAAAGGCTGTTTCATTATCCCTGATTTGTTTGCGTTTGAGTTACATTAcaagttttaacttttttttatgaactCATAATTGAATGAAAACTCCACATTTTATGAAAGTACCAACTTGATTGTGACAATGTTAGAAAAACTACAGTTAGCCAAGTGAAGTGTTTCAAAGCAGTAGTAGAACTAtctggtcgccgtgattttgccaagtaagacatgttcctggatcaacatcttttgatgatcctggatccacattactgtccaaaaatatagacttaacccaatccctacccctaaacataaccctacccataatttattcctaaaatcaatgGGAAATGATGGCTGATTAAcaagtgtagaagcacctaaatCTGATtgcaagcctaaaacagatattttctcaattctgattggttgattggaatgttgttccaggatcaacaaggatgttgatccaggaacatgttgtacttggtcaaATCACGCTCACCAGAACCATCTCAGAGCTGTGAGTGCTGTTTTGggaacaaataacagcattataCATTTGATAGTTAGGGGCGTTCCACTGCACTGCTTCCTATACATTATTCCATGTTTTTCCATGATGCCTTTGTTCAACTTAAAAGGATTTCTAgacattgcacttttttttattacactgcCCTGTGTCTAGCATTTTTGTATGCCACTTTAGTGCTTTCCATCATTTTCCATGTTTTTgcagtggaattttttttttgtcattttttttttaaatgcaaaaacattttcTCCATGATGGGCCCTtataggggccattcacatagtACATGATTTTATGCTGAAAATCATTTGCATTCAACTGCGCTGCTTAGTGTGGATGCATGTTCCCTTTATGGGAATAAAAAAGGGTAattgtttatatcacacaattcagaCTTCTTTTTCTTCGTTAATTGTGAGTTTACGTCtagcaattctgacatttttcccCCTGAATTCTTAGGTTATATCTAGCAATTTTTGTCagaattatataaatttttttgccacagaatgaaaaataaaaaaggaattgctttttatctcacaattttgaatttttttgcaaatttagcaAATTCTGAATTTTCTTCAGGCACtttagttaaaataaatgtattgtcttTAGACCATGCATTTTTCAATTCCTTATCCCTGtaatttttaaaagcaaaaactaATTGTGTGACCCCTTAGATTATACATTATTCCACCCAAAGGTAAGGCTCAGTTGAAGCAATTGGAAAAGTCATTGAGACTTAAACTACATAAAAAGAAAGGAAGAAGATGATCGTCTGTATCGGATGCTTTAATAGAGGTTATGTTGCTGGGCATGAGAAACAGCGCCTCGCTGTGGCCGAGAGATGCGGTGGGCGAGATAAAGGAAACGTTAAAACGAAAACAAAGCGTGGGCACTTCATCTTCTGTCCAGGGTTTCCTGTCCGGTTTTGCTTATAACCTAAGGGTAGGAATCGGTTTTTATATCCTAACGTTGGATTTATTCGTTGTTACGACGAAATAcaaataaagaagagcgaaagaGCAAAGATTGTCAAAAGAGTTTATAAGGgcgaaattattttattttaattattaaacgaGCTACAAGTTATAGTTAAGTTTGAACCAGCGGTTATATATGAGGAATCGCGCATAGATTCTTACTTTTGTTTATTTaccgaaaattatttttttgaacgTTAGGCTACAGTTGTGCGCGCTCACCCTCCGTAccatctagagagagagagagaccgtatTTTTCTTCTCAGTTGGATATTTTTGATGGTGTTGaatataaatgaacaaaataacaACACCGGGCATAGAAGAGATTAAACccaggtttttattttaaaagcgaAATCGGAAATCAACGGGTTTCAGTCCAGTCCAGCGGATTGTCCGACTGGAAGCGTCAGTTCTGTGGAAGGTTTGCCTCCGTTACCTAAAGGACTGAGCGGTATCCTAAACTCGAGCGGAGGGTCCTGGAGGGACATTGAGAAGGTCTACAGCAAGAGGACGCGCATCCAGGCGGACATCAGCATGTCCAGGGCGAGCGACGGTCCTGACCGAAGTAAACCCGCGAGCCTCGACGCAGCGCTGGCCGTGCTGCGCAAAGACATGGTGAGTAATATTAGTACTGAAAACTTAATAGTAATTTGCTACACTACTAGTTACTGCAAAAAGTAACATTAttactgtaactagttactactACTGCCCAACACTTGGcatatattatgcatgtatattataaatacatattatcaCATTTTCAGTAACCGTTCATTgacagttttgtttaaaaaaaaaaacttttaaagaaagtgttgcattttttaatgttacatttttatcacACAAATTTATAACTGTtggaacatttatattttttgtgctttaatgttaattaaagtaTATATTTGAACATCCCCATCCTAAATGTTCTTATCTTTTGCAGGTTGGACTTCGACAGTTAGACATGTCCTTGCTGTGCCAGTTGTGGTCTCTTTATGAGTCCATACAGGAATACAAAGGAGCTTTCCAGGGCATTTCCTCCTCTTTGTGTGAGTGCTCCTTCAACATCGAAAATGGTTATTctgaagatgaagaggaggatgatAAAGATGAACATGAAAGGGAGAGTGTGGAGACGCTATTATTTCTTCCTCAGCCCACTCAGAACTCCAGTGGATCAAAGACTCCTTCCACGTCCACATTTAAATGAAGCATGTGCTCTCTCAGAAACAGTATGAATCTGATCTCCCATGATCCTCATCAATATAAACTGTGACAAACATGACCCCATTGTCTGAAGGATTCTAGAAGCATCAATATGAAGACCTTTATTTTTGTAGGATACTATTACAATGGAGACTGTAAGTTTGTTTTAGGGAAACCATGAAGAGCTGCTTTTTCACTGCCTGTGAAGTCATAAAGACCGGATGAGGAAGAAGGATGTAGCCAGAAACAGTGTGGTCTAGGATGTTCATTATTTTATGTAGATTTGTCAAATATGTATTATCACTTGCCTCTTTTCTTGATCACATACCAGATACCTTTTctgattatacaaaaaaaaaatcatttgtaagGTAATCATTGAATGCAGAATGtgcattttgataaaaaataaataaataaataaatataatgaagtatatttgaagtatatgaaatataatgataaaaaaaacataatgaagCATGTCAACATTTTCTGCTGGTCTCAAGAAAGCACTTAAAAGTGGTTCGTTTTCTTTATAGCTTAGCTAAATGTTGTGTTGTCTGGTATTTTATTCACCAGTCTTAAATATGTGCTCAAAGTGTTCAAAATAGCTGTCAGCCATTAGGTGGCACTCATTTGGGATGTTGTTTTGAGTCATGATGCCTGGAGTattacagaaaacaaaataattgctTCTGGAAACATCTGTGCTCATCGTCTTGGTACCATTTAGCACAAAAGAAGATTGCTATTTTCTTCTCCTTTAATGTTTATCTTTGAGTCATACTAGATACATTCCATCTGATTAAAACAATTATTCTAAATTTAAATGTTTGGACTGGGGCTCCTTTAGATCTTTCTGAATCACTCTGTCATTACTCTGCAAGTATAAACAAATGGTTCTAGCTACTCTTTTGCTTATTAGGTAATACTGCCTGCTACTTTTGCACCAGAGAGAGGGGAGGAACAAGCTCAGACACAGGCCAGGCATTACTAAAACTCTTCCCATCGCTACTATAATTACAGTAACATTGACTGCATGTCCTGTCAATATACTGTGCTTTAGGTTTTATGAAGTATATCTCTATAgcagtttaataaataatatactcTAGCAATTTAAAGtagcaatttaaatttttgaccATCAATAACACAAAAGTCTTTTTGCTAAATTTTGAGCTAGTTGATATTTGCTTTCCTGAAATTAGACTATAGCTTTAGGTTTTATCAtgtatatagtatattatataatgtgtatacacacacacatacactaatttaatattcatttattattcattgaataaatttcatttatttttaatgcaataaattagctaaaaaaaaaacactaacttaCTAGTTGTTTAACTCACACCCATATATAACCTTGGTTTAATCTATGGCATTTATTTCATTTGACGTGAGAACATGGATGAACCACAATGTCTAAATTCAGGGAGATCAACATCTTCATGCTCACTGCAGGTGCTGTCAGAGTGTGTCCTCCAAAGAAAACC
Proteins encoded in this window:
- the LOC132132053 gene encoding protein ZNRD2-like, coding for MALNADDEDFEWEPPSEAEVKVFQARRERQDKISKLMGVYLLKGYKMLGECCELCGTILLQDKQKKNYCIACQELDSDIDKDNPALNAQAALSQVRERQLATQPLPESNGASSNEPLLSIKGQPRPEHCEGAASGRRGPPPAIQPTPLSVPTVSSNFLLPANPPLQTAPPLGSLGNPLHHHPALSSAEEAVLHKLRWATQELQHSVSVEASIQLCSLIRGCAESLRSLKEL